GCATCGCAATCGCCGTGCGTGCCCGGTTGCTCGCCTCCTGGGCAGCGGTGATCAATTCGCGGTCGATCGCGCGGGAGCGATCGGGGAGACCTAGACCCCGAGGCCGCGCGCGGCGAGCGTGATCACGATCGTCAGGACCGCTCCCCAGATCAGGCTCAGCGTCATGGTCAGGATGGTCGTGGTGACCGCGTGCTCGAGATGTCCTTTGAGAAACGGCATTCTAGCTGTCCGAAGTGGGTGCCGCCGTAAGCCGCACGCCGAGCAACAATGCGCCCATCAACGCCACCAGGATGGCAATCTTGAGCTCGATCATGCCGACTACCTCGCGGCGAGGCGTGCCACGAGCCTCCTGGCCTGCGCTGCCAGACTGATCAGCGGATTGCCGCGGTTCTCGAGGTCGAGCTCGAAGGTCTCGGTGGGAAACACCAGTGCGCAGCGCGCCGGCGCGCTCTGGCGGTTGGCGAAATCGACGGCCGATCTCTTGAACAGAAACAGGCCGCCGATGCGGCCGCGCGCCTCGCGCGCGACCCAGAGGCCAGCCGTGTTGCGGCCGATGAAGAAGGCGGGAATGGCGGCGCTGAGCACGTCGGGATCCAGCGGCTTGACCTCCGCAACAGGCCGCTGGCGGGGCTGGCGATGTGCGGCTTGAAGAGCAATCGCGGCCATGGCGGCATCCTCACACATTTGCAAGGTCATAACAGCGCTCAGGCGTGAAGGTGCCAGATATAGATCGCGGTCTTCAGCGCGATCAGGGCAGTCAGCACGCTGCCCATCGTGAGCACCGCAAGCATGCGCAAGGCGACGCGCTTGAGCCGGGCCTTGCGCTCCATGGAGATTCGGGCCGGGCGTTCGGCCCAGTTGAGGGATCGCTCAAAGCCCTGTGTCAGCATCGACATGTCGGAAGTCCTTATCCGCGGAGCGACGAGACGGTCGCTCCAATCTGGCTTCCATGATGGGCATCGCGGCGTAGGATTGCGAGATGGGCGAGGCTGCTGTCATATAGGAGCGCCATAAAGGCGCGGTCCATGATTGAATCCGCGCCGGCCGCTTCAGCGCGCCGCGCGAGTTCGGCCGGGCATCGCCCACAAGCTCGCGATCAGCTCAGCCGATATTCTCGCAGGCCACCGGCTCATAGAGCGCATCCGGGGCAGGACGCACGCTGGGAACGCTCGGCCGCGAGGTTTCGACGGCCAGTGCCTGGACCTCCACGAACGCCGACAGCAGCGCGATCGCGAGGTCGCCGTGGCATCCCTCGACCGCGGCATCGAGCCAATCCGGCAGTTCGCGTTCACGCGACAGCGCGCAGTGCCATTCGCCTTCGTCATAGGCGATGCGGCGGACGTGCCACAGCGGCAGCTCGAGCTCCATCAATGCCAAGGCGGCATCGGTCCAGGCCTCTGCATCGATCAGCTGGGTCAGGCGGGCGGTGCGCTCGCTTTGACGGAGCGAGGGGATTCGCCGGCAGGCCTTGTCCATGATTTCGCGCATCAGCGGACCGGTCATGCCTTGCGCATTGCGCAGGCGGTCGCTGAGGGAGGGGGAATCGTAAGGTCGGAAAGCGACGGTCATGTCAGGCCTCCTGGAAGTGGCGTCGGTCAGTCGGCCGGCCTCTTCAGGATGGCGGGAGGGGCATTGGAAAACGAGATGGAGCGAGGCTGGGAGATATAGGAATTTCATAAAGGTGGGATTCGGTGAGGAGCACGATCCTGTTGCCAACCCCTCCGCCGTCATCCCCGCGAAGGCGGGATCCATAACCCCCGGGGGACGTTGCGGAGTGAAATCGATGACCGCGAGTCATCGCCAAACTCCTCCCTGGGGTTATGGATCCCGGATCTGCGCTTCGCTTGTCCGGGAGTACAGCGGGGGTGGGCGCGCCGACTTGTTTCGATCGCACCTGCCGCCCGGCCCTTTATGAGATTCCTATAACTTCGCCAGAACCCTCGTCTCGAAAACATATGCTCGTGGTGTCACTTCAGCACAGTCAAGAGTCCCGTCTGGCTAACGGAAATGCGTCGGGTTTCGCTTTTCGTCGATGCCGCCGGGTCCACGAGAAAGAGTTGCCCCCGGCATAGGGACGCAACGAGGAGCATCCCATGATGGACATTCTCATGCTGGCGCTGGCTGCGGCGTTCTTCGCGCTGGCGATTGGCTACACTTACGCCTGCGAGCGGTTGTGAAGGAGCGCACCATGATCTTCGACTATGCGCTCGCCGGTGCCGTCTCGTTCGGCCTCCTGATCTACCTCACCTATGCGTTGCTGCGGCCAGAACGATTCTGAGCCGTGCTGCTGCTTGTCGAACTGCTGCTGGCGGACGTTGCGCTCGTCGGCTGCCTGCTTGTGGTGCTGCTGCCGCTGTTGCGCCGGACACCGAGCCTGAAGGGTTGATTCCATGACCATGATCGGTTGGCTCCAGATCATTCTCTATTGTGCGATCATCGTCGCGCTCGCCAAGCCGCTCGGCT
The genomic region above belongs to Bradyrhizobium sp. CCBAU 53338 and contains:
- a CDS encoding K(+)-transporting ATPase subunit F, with translation MIFDYALAGAVSFGLLIYLTYALLRPERF